TGTCTACCATGAAAACGAAAGGAGCCCCAGTTGTTCGACGAAGCCACCGGAAGCGAAATCGTCGAGAAGTGGATTGCATCTCCGTCAATTCGCCGGACTTGGATTTCACCGTCCCAAATCAGAACGCTAACCCTTCTTTGGTACTCATATCTTCGAGGTAATCAGTGTTACTCATCTAAAACTCTGTTTCTGTTCTGTCGTGTTTATGTATTAGGTTTCGTAGGTTTTTGACATTCATATCTTATTTGCAGTAATCAAGATTCTGGGCTGCAGCTGAACATGAATCTTCCATATTATGGTGATCAACAAGAAGATGACAAGAAAAAAAAGgtatgttttgaagtaaaatgaATTACTTTTCACTTAAATAGCTTAAATTGCTTCAGTTGAATTTTCCGTATCTTATTCCCTTGCTTACCATAGTAGTATGCCAAATTAAACTTCATATAATGGATTCAAATTAGGAAACCTTGAATCCTTGCTTAAATTACAGCTGTGAAACCTATAGCCaaggtttaaattttttttttatattttacaatGCAGGGAGTGGTTAATGAAGAGAAATTTAATACGTTGGAGGCAAACATGGAAGCTATTATGGCTAGTATTGGGTGGTTGACACAGACAATGATAAAGTCCAAATGTGTCCAGATTCTTCCCACAGAAGGAACACAGTTAGATCCATCTTCATCAGTTGAACCAATACCTGAAGCGatagagaaaatcatgcaaaaGTTTGTTGCACCAACGGTTGAACTCCCAACACCTATTGCTGACCTACCAACACCAAATACTGAAATCCAAACTGAAACCGTTGAGATCGCACCAACATCTACAGAAAATCACAGTTCACTTGTTAGGAAGCTTTTCAGCCCACCTGTTACGTCACAGGACACAAATCCAGGAAACCAAATTACCAATGCTGACTTTCAATCCCCCAAAAACCTGAAAATAGTTACCCCTCATTATGTTCCACCggtaagttttaaaattttgaccCATTAATTAAGAACTTTACTTGTTAAATTGACTGTCATACATGTGTATCTTGTAGTTCCTGAACAAGATATTCAAGAATGAGAACACATTCCAACTATCTTATGCTGAGACGGCTGTGGCATCTTATATCTTTAAGAAGGCCAATAAAGATGACATGGCTTGGTAAAATGTCTGAGTTTTTATTTACGtagttaaattattttttgatacTCAGTAGAAGAGCTAATTTAATATGCATGTTATGTTCATGGCAGGAAAGAGGCCTTGGTGAAGCCTGAAATCCCTTTCTCGGATGGAACCCGTGGTGTGCTGCAGTGCCTGAAACCAAAAGGAGAGTTGGTGACGGATTTGCTTAACTTGCTAGCTTGCTTGTTGACCAAGAAGGAGGGGTCTTTTAATCAAAATCCACCCATATGGtttttcccaacaaatgtttcgGTAATATCATCTGCTCATTCTTAATGGCAAGTTCTGTTTAATAGAAATGAAATATAAAGTTCactgaagttgttcttttccaCTGTAGCAAGCTATTTTGTCATGGACTACAAACCCTAATTCTATGAAGATTTTAATTAAGGCAAATTTCATGGGGAAAGTAGACCTTCTTGAAAAGGTAACTCAATAATTGTGTAACATATCATTTCATTCAAAATGTAGCTTGTTTGAGCTTTATCTACATGGTTGCTTTATGCCAGATATTTATTCCTGTTAACGACGACAATAAGCACTGGTACCTTATAGTTCTGGACTTTAAGAATGAGCAAGTAGTGTATCTCGACAGCTATCCGGAAGAAGGCAGGATGCTTGCCAGAATTAGGCGTACCAAACTACTGGTATAACCTTATAATGAATTTACTTTTTTGATTACATGATTTGtgttattaattttgttactaAGAGAAAACTTGTTGCTCGTAGTGTATTTATTTGGAAGAACTTCTGCAAGACCAGTCATTTTATCTCATCGATGATAGCCCTAAGCCTATTGTGTCTGAATTCAAAATGGTTATCCCAGAAGGGCTTATGGTTCAAAAGAAAGATTCGTAAGTTACATATAACAATTTAATTCTTTTATACTTTTGAAACCATGTAACTTACTGATTGAAAATTGTTTTCTGTCATGCAGAAACGACTGTGGAGTTTTTGTTGCAACTTGGATGAACCAGATGGGGATAAATGGATACAAGATAGAGGTTGATAACTTCACAAGATTGAAACTTGCTGTGGACCTTGTTCTCCATTCACATAATTTGCTTCAAGGAGTTATGCTATCAAAATCATTGGTGTACTACAACAGGATATCAGAAGCTGGAAACAAGAAGAAAGGGGTGCCAAAGACTTGCTGATTTTGTAATCTTGGTTATTGTTAGACACaatctatattttttattccgTGCTTTATCTTTGTGTATGCGCAAGCGTGGACGCATTGAATCCTTTTTCAGGGCACTTGTAGTTGCCAAATTTTGTTCATCAGGTTAAGGCACTAGTTGCCAAATTTTGCTTGTTAAGGCACTAGTTGCCAAAAAAcccttttataaattttttatgcGTTGGTTGTCTTATATCATGTTTATTAGATCATGTTTTCTTCAAATGCAATAATAGCTATAACTTAAACAAGAACACAAGAGCGCAACTTAGTTATATATTTGGACCATTTTCTATTGAAAATAGAAACATGATTCATAGCAATAGAAAGATCAACCTAACTTAGACAAGAGCAACCTTATTTGGACCCATTTTCACTTAAAAACAGTTGAAAACATGTTTCATAGCGATAGTAACATCTTTTGACATAGTAAATCATAGTCAAGTTTGACAAGAGCACTACTTACTCACTATTTTATTTGGACCAGTTTTCACTTAATATAGCAAATGTTCTTGGTTCTTTTGTATGCTCTTTTGTCATAGTTTTATTATAGTCATTTTTGGAGGTTTCTCATCATCTACTTACATAGTTTTATCATAGTCATCTTGGGAGGTTTCTCATCATCTACTTACACAGTTTCATTAAATTATTATGTATactaaaaaatgtaaatttagatAAGTTTAAAAAGAGGACTCATGTGAGCACTTCTCATAAAAGAGTTAATAATTCAAAAAGAGTACACATACATGTGACCACTTCTCAAAAACagttttacatatccaaagcTTGTGTAAATCACTTAAACAAAATAAGTAGCACAGCAACTACCAAagagacaacaacaacaatgaaaTACATTTGTTCCCTTCTCTTGTAGTCAGAGATCAAAGCTTCTGCCCTCTTTAATCCTTCAAAGCAATCATCAACTTGACCAGGAGTCACAGCAGCAGTCATGGGGCCTTGAACAACTTGACCAGGAGTCACAGCAGCAGTCATGGGGGCTTCAACAACTTGCCCATGCACAGGGGGATCAAGCCAATCATAATACCCACAAGCCTGCGTATATTTAAGTTCATAAGTTATATATTCCTTGTTGTCAACTGAATACATAACAAAAACTCCCTGTTTACCTTCAAAGGACATTGAAAATATCTTCGTCCATAATTACTACTGGACCATGAAGTCTTTAGGGCTGGGGTAAGGCCGCAAGTACAGAGCCTTCCATCAGCAATCCCATTTCTTCTTTGTGTCGAAGAGAATGATTGAGATGCCATATATTATACACTACAGAAATATACTAATAAGTAAATAATTGAAACCTTAATAACATATAAAGTCATTGATTAACTAATATCCATAAAACACCAAGTTGCACAAAACATATCCAAAAAGGTCTAACAAGCCAGGGGCATCAAGCCAGTCCAAAAGTTGCACAAAACAAAGGCAAAACATACAAGGTCCAAACTGAAAACATTAATAGGAAATCAACAAAACATCAAACTCACTACGGCTGCCCACGGGTAATGGTAACATTAACCAAATTGTTGTGAGTGCTAACTGGCCTAAAGTGCACAACATCCCTATACTTCAACTCATGATCCTTCACATATTGATACCAATCCTTTGCAATGTGGATTGGAGTATCAATCTTCCTTGGATTCCTTCTTTTCAGCAGACAACTATAAGTTCTACCCCTAGGGGTTTGTAGAACGATATTCTCCCAGTTTGCCCTAATATGATTCACCAC
Above is a genomic segment from Lotus japonicus ecotype B-129 unplaced genomic scaffold, LjGifu_v1.2 AP027025.1 containing:
- the LOC130727279 gene encoding uncharacterized protein LOC130727279 → MASQSFSSTQRRNGIADGRLCTCGLTPALKTSWSSSNYGRRYFQCPLKACGYYDWLDPPVHGQVVEAPMTAAVTPGQVVQGPMTAAVTPGQVDDCFEGLKRAEALISDYKRREQMYFIVVVVSLVVAVLLILFK